The Chroicocephalus ridibundus chromosome 27, bChrRid1.1, whole genome shotgun sequence genome has a segment encoding these proteins:
- the LOC134507760 gene encoding E3 ubiquitin-protein ligase TRIM39-like produces the protein MQALSELYKIQRYKVDVTLDADTAHPRLEISDDGKSVKDTGTIRKVPRSEKRFDSHIFVLAKEGYTSGRHYWQVDVGKRRSWVLGIAQESVTRKGTVTLIPKNGFWVMGFADGREYWAHTDPWTRLSVSGKLQKVGIFLDISAKKMTFYNIHKKTALYTFTISDGGSQEGKLFPFFSTGPANAKPDTEPLKIVQEFDDE, from the exons agctttacaAAATACAGCGCTACAAAG TGGACGTGACCCTGGATGCTGACACGGCCCACCCTAGATTGGAAATCTCAGATGATGGGAAGAGTGTGAAAGatactggcaccatcagaaaGGTTCCCAGGAGTGAGAAGAGATTTGATTCCCACATttttgtgttggcaaaggaaggatacacatctgggagacactactggcaagtggatgttggcaagagaagaagctgggTCTTGGGCATTGCCCAGGAATCCGTGACTCGCAAAGGGACTGTGACTCTGATCCCTAAGAATGGCTTCTGGGTCATGGGGTTTGCAGACGGGCGAGAGTATTGGGCCCACACAGACCCCTGGACCCGTTTGAGCgtgagtgggaagctgcaaaaggttgggatcttcctggacatctcagccaagaagatGACGTTTTACAACATTCATAAGAAAACAGCTCTGTACACTTTTACCATTTCTGATGGCGGCAGCCAGGAAGGgaaactctttcccttcttctcaacaggccctgctaatgCTAAGCCTGACACTGAGCCTCTGAAAATAGTGCAGGAGTTTGATGATGAGTAG